The nucleotide sequence TGTAGGCGAATTTAATCCAAAAGAAACAAATCGTGAGGAACTCGGTCTTTATATGGCAGGAGCGAAGAGAAAGGAGAGAAGCTGATGAGGGAAAAGAAATCATTGCTTGAAAACACAGCTTTCCAGTCGATCCTTGCTTCATTTTCCTGCATTATTGTCGGATTGCTTGTTGGTTTTATAGTTCTCTTTATGATCAATTCAGAGAACGCTTTAGATGGTATTTTAACTATAATAAAGAATTATTTTACTTACCCTACAAAGCCTGCGGCGCTTAAATATCTTGGAAATACTCTTGTTAAGACAGCACCGCTTCTTATGTGTGCACTTTCAGTACAGTTTTGTTACAAGGCAGGTCTTTTTAATATCGGAGCTGCAGGACAGTATGTGTGTGGTGCGGCGGCATGTCTTTATGCAGCGCTTGCATGGAACTGTCCCTGGTATATCTGCATGATATTGGCAATGGTAGCCGGAGCTGTTTCAGGATGCATCACAGGGATACTTAAAGCATACAGGAATGTTAATGAAGTTATTTCAGGAATCATGCTCAATTGGATTTCTCTTTACCTTACAAATATGCTTCTGACTAAGGTAAAGGAGAGCACAAGCCCATATACAACACAGCTTGCCGGCGCAAACCCGTCTGCATTATTACCTTCACTTGGACTTGGAGCTTTATTTTCAAATAATAAATATGTCACAATTGCTATTCCGCTGGCTATAGTTATTG is from Lachnospiraceae bacterium C1.1 and encodes:
- a CDS encoding ABC transporter permease; this encodes MREKKSLLENTAFQSILASFSCIIVGLLVGFIVLFMINSENALDGILTIIKNYFTYPTKPAALKYLGNTLVKTAPLLMCALSVQFCYKAGLFNIGAAGQYVCGAAACLYAALAWNCPWYICMILAMVAGAVSGCITGILKAYRNVNEVISGIMLNWISLYLTNMLLTKVKESTSPYTTQLAGANPSALLPSLGLGALFSNNKYVTIAIPLAIVIAIVIWIVLTKTVFGYELLATGYNKEAAKYAGMKEKRNIVVTLVIGGALAGLGASLLYLTGFEQWSVSQSSVPDMGFNGIAATFLGALHPIGTIFSSYFIQHITSGGAYLDKQVYPSQVADLISAIIIYLCGFVLFFKHCLNIYNMKKSHFDKNAKGGKH